A window of the Streptomyces sp. NBC_00454 genome harbors these coding sequences:
- a CDS encoding ABC transporter substrate-binding protein, translating into MRTSSSRRGRRTAINAIAAAVAAVTGAALLTGCGDEGSGGDGGTAAKEQITLRIGTFGSFGYDDATGAKLYAEYTKTHPNIKIEESNVADGQKYWDTLKLRLSRDSGLADIQALEVGYIAEATGSAMADKWTDLGKTGGADVGAFLDWKVKQATTADGKVIGLGTDIGPMAICYNKDLFAKAGLPTERTEVAKLWAGDWAKFIATGETYKKSAPEGTSFHDSASGLFNAVISSEPVQYANAKGELDYENSPGVKKAWDTAVAAAKGELTGKLRQFDEKGTWNAAFKNSKFATVACPSWMTGIIKEQAGPENQGKWDIAAPPVAGNWGGSFLAVPKSGKHTKEAAELAAWLTAPAQHAKVFAVNGNIPSSKDTLSSPAVQDAKLAYFGDTPVGKIYSEAAAGITPAPISRWDGQVKTFLTDNGILDIEQRGTDPAKAWENVKKLVDDKIDQ; encoded by the coding sequence ATGCGCACTTCCAGCAGCAGACGCGGACGCCGTACCGCGATCAACGCAATCGCCGCAGCCGTCGCCGCCGTGACCGGCGCGGCCCTGCTCACCGGTTGCGGCGACGAAGGCTCCGGCGGCGACGGCGGCACTGCCGCCAAGGAGCAGATCACGCTGCGGATCGGCACCTTCGGTTCCTTCGGCTACGACGACGCGACCGGGGCCAAGCTCTACGCCGAGTACACGAAGACCCACCCGAACATCAAGATCGAAGAGTCGAACGTCGCCGACGGCCAGAAGTACTGGGACACGCTCAAGCTGCGCCTCTCCCGCGACAGCGGCCTCGCGGACATCCAGGCCCTGGAGGTGGGCTACATCGCGGAGGCGACCGGTTCCGCCATGGCGGACAAGTGGACCGACCTCGGCAAGACCGGTGGTGCGGACGTCGGCGCGTTCCTCGACTGGAAGGTCAAGCAGGCGACCACGGCTGACGGCAAGGTCATCGGCCTCGGTACGGACATAGGCCCGATGGCCATCTGCTACAACAAGGACCTCTTCGCCAAGGCCGGTCTGCCGACCGAGCGCACCGAAGTCGCGAAGCTGTGGGCGGGCGACTGGGCGAAGTTCATCGCCACCGGCGAGACGTACAAGAAGAGCGCCCCGGAGGGGACCTCCTTCCACGACTCCGCGAGCGGTCTGTTCAACGCGGTGATCTCCAGCGAGCCGGTGCAGTACGCGAACGCCAAGGGCGAGCTGGACTACGAGAACAGCCCGGGCGTGAAGAAGGCCTGGGACACCGCCGTGGCAGCGGCGAAGGGCGAACTCACGGGGAAGTTGCGCCAGTTCGACGAGAAGGGCACCTGGAACGCGGCCTTCAAGAACTCGAAGTTCGCCACGGTCGCCTGCCCGAGCTGGATGACGGGCATCATCAAGGAGCAGGCGGGGCCGGAGAACCAGGGGAAGTGGGACATCGCCGCGCCGCCCGTGGCCGGCAACTGGGGCGGTTCGTTCCTCGCCGTTCCGAAGTCGGGCAAGCACACCAAGGAGGCGGCCGAGCTCGCCGCATGGCTCACCGCACCGGCGCAGCACGCCAAGGTGTTCGCCGTGAACGGCAACATCCCCTCCTCCAAGGACACCCTCAGCTCCCCGGCGGTGCAGGACGCCAAGCTGGCGTACTTCGGGGACACCCCGGTCGGGAAGATCTACTCGGAGGCCGCGGCCGGCATCACGCCCGCCCCGATCAGCCGCTGGGACGGACAGGTGAAGACCTTCCTCACCGACAACGGGATCCTCGACATCGAGCAGCGCGGTACCGACCCGGCGAAGGCCTGGGAGAACGTCAAGAAGCTGGTCGACGACAAGATCGACCAGTAA
- a CDS encoding carbohydrate ABC transporter permease, with the protein MATSVRATGGGSAPPAAQAPGSSAGPGTPRQRPPGRSGWRSTLYRLDLKAVPYVFVAPFFLTFAAFGLFPLIYTGWLSLHRVELGGSAQWKGLENYRSLATSEFFWNALANTFTIGVISTVPQLLMALGLAHLLNYKLRGRGFFRVAVLAPYATSIAAATLVFAQLFNTDYGLINTVLGWVGFEPVAWESSKWPAQIAISVIVTWRWTGYNALIYLAAMQAVPQDLYEAAALDGASRWRQFLSVTIPSIRPTILFTVIVSTIGATQLFGEPMLFGGSVGISGGSGNQFQTLSLLMYEKGWVTGALGQASAIAWVMLLLLLLIGGVQALISRSNHKRSQRNRSSGRSGRIRTKAGS; encoded by the coding sequence GTGGCCACCTCCGTACGGGCGACGGGTGGCGGCTCCGCGCCGCCCGCCGCACAAGCCCCGGGCTCCAGCGCCGGCCCCGGCACCCCGAGGCAGCGGCCCCCGGGCCGGAGCGGTTGGCGCAGCACGCTCTACCGCCTCGATCTGAAGGCGGTCCCCTACGTCTTCGTCGCCCCCTTCTTCCTCACCTTCGCCGCCTTCGGGCTGTTCCCCCTGATCTATACGGGCTGGCTCTCGCTCCACCGGGTGGAACTCGGCGGCAGCGCGCAGTGGAAGGGTCTGGAGAACTACCGTTCCCTGGCCACCAGCGAGTTCTTCTGGAACGCCCTCGCCAACACCTTCACCATCGGCGTGATCTCCACCGTCCCCCAGCTGCTGATGGCCCTCGGCCTGGCCCACCTGCTCAACTACAAGCTCCGTGGCCGCGGTTTCTTCCGCGTCGCGGTCCTCGCCCCGTACGCCACCTCGATCGCGGCGGCGACGCTCGTCTTCGCCCAGCTCTTCAACACCGACTACGGCCTGATCAACACGGTCCTGGGCTGGGTCGGCTTCGAGCCGGTCGCCTGGGAATCCTCCAAGTGGCCTGCTCAGATCGCGATTTCGGTGATCGTGACCTGGCGCTGGACCGGCTACAACGCGCTCATCTACCTGGCCGCGATGCAAGCCGTACCGCAGGACCTCTACGAGGCCGCGGCGCTGGACGGGGCCTCGCGGTGGCGCCAGTTCCTCTCCGTGACGATCCCCTCGATCCGGCCGACGATCCTCTTCACCGTCATCGTCTCGACGATCGGCGCCACCCAGCTCTTCGGCGAGCCGATGCTCTTCGGCGGCAGCGTCGGCATCAGCGGAGGCAGCGGGAACCAGTTCCAGACGCTGAGCCTGCTCATGTACGAGAAGGGCTGGGTGACCGGCGCGCTGGGCCAGGCCTCCGCCATCGCGTGGGTGATGCTCCTGCTCCTCCTGCTCATCGGCGGAGTCCAGGCACTGATCTCCCGCTCGAACCACAAGCGCAGCCAACGCAACCGCAGTAGCGGCCGCTCCGGCCGCATCCGCACGAAGGCGGGGAGCTGA
- a CDS encoding carbohydrate ABC transporter permease — protein sequence MARTLDSTTAGTPRARRLRSSAGRQHHAGPLTYVLLGLAALVSLFPLYWNLVAASHTGERVVKAPAPLLPGPRLFDNLAFAWNQVDMGEALVNTTIVAGLVALSTVLFSTLAGFAFAKLPFKGRGALLALVVATMTIPPQLSVIPLYQIITDLGWVDQLQSVVLPSLVAAFGVFFMRQYLIEALPVELVEAARVDGAHSLRIIWHVVFPVARPAMAVLGMLVFVQAWNDFFWPFIALTPDGNPTLQVALAGLGAGNHTVDQAVVLTGALISTLPLLLVFAVLGKHIVGGITAGAVKN from the coding sequence ATGGCCCGCACACTCGACAGCACCACCGCCGGGACGCCGCGCGCAAGGCGTCTTCGCTCGTCGGCCGGCCGGCAGCACCACGCGGGACCGCTCACCTACGTCCTGCTGGGACTGGCCGCCCTCGTCTCCCTCTTCCCGCTGTACTGGAACCTCGTCGCCGCCTCCCACACGGGCGAGCGCGTGGTCAAGGCTCCGGCGCCGCTGCTGCCGGGCCCCCGGCTCTTCGACAACCTCGCCTTCGCCTGGAACCAGGTCGACATGGGCGAGGCACTGGTCAACACGACCATCGTTGCCGGGCTCGTGGCCCTGTCCACCGTCCTGTTCTCCACCCTGGCCGGCTTCGCCTTCGCCAAACTGCCCTTCAAGGGCCGGGGCGCCCTGCTGGCACTGGTGGTGGCGACCATGACGATCCCGCCGCAGCTCAGCGTCATCCCGCTCTACCAGATCATCACCGACCTCGGCTGGGTCGATCAGCTCCAGTCGGTCGTCCTGCCCTCCCTGGTCGCGGCTTTCGGCGTGTTCTTCATGCGCCAGTACCTCATCGAGGCGCTGCCGGTGGAACTCGTCGAGGCGGCCAGGGTGGACGGCGCGCACAGCCTGCGCATCATCTGGCACGTGGTCTTCCCGGTGGCCCGGCCCGCGATGGCGGTCCTGGGAATGCTCGTCTTCGTGCAGGCCTGGAACGACTTCTTCTGGCCCTTCATCGCCCTGACCCCCGACGGGAATCCGACCCTTCAGGTCGCCCTGGCCGGTCTCGGCGCGGGAAACCACACCGTCGACCAGGCCGTCGTCCTGACCGGCGCGCTCATCTCCACGCTGCCGCTGCTGCTGGTCTTCGCCGTGCTCGGCAAGCACATCGTGGGCGGCATCACCGCCGGCGCCGTCAAGAACTGA
- a CDS encoding GH1 family beta-glucosidase, which translates to MTASETRPLTAARTFPPDFLWGTATAAYQIEGAAGEDGRTPSIWDTFSHTPGRVFEGHTGDVAVDHYHRFPEDVRLMSELGLGAYRFSVSWSRVQPTGRGPAVQKGLDFYRKLVDELLAAGVEPALTLYHWDLPQHLEDAGGWPERATAERFAEYAGLVADALGDRVKRWITLNEPWCSAFLGYGSGVHAPGRTDPVAALRAAHHLNLGHGLAVRALRAALPGEAQIAVSLNLHEVRPLTPSAEDLDAARRIDAVGNRIWLGPMLEGAYPEDLLVDTAHLTDWSFVRDGDTAMVHQPLDLLAVNYYTPTVVSHMAPGAQKPQDDGHGNSEHSPWPGADEVAFHRAPGERTAMGWPVDPSALYDLLTRTAARYPGLPLVISENGAAYEDEVRPDGTVHDPQRAAYIHAHLDAVHRAIADGVDVRGYFLWSLLDNFEWSYGYAKRFGAVHVDYDTLKRTPKSSARWYARVARTGELHAPGDA; encoded by the coding sequence ATGACCGCGTCCGAGACCCGGCCACTCACGGCCGCCCGTACCTTCCCGCCCGATTTCCTGTGGGGCACGGCCACCGCCGCGTACCAGATCGAGGGCGCCGCCGGGGAAGACGGCCGGACCCCGTCCATCTGGGACACCTTCTCCCACACCCCCGGCAGGGTCTTCGAAGGCCACACCGGGGACGTGGCGGTGGACCACTACCACCGCTTCCCCGAGGACGTCCGGCTGATGTCCGAACTCGGCCTGGGCGCCTACCGGTTCTCCGTGTCCTGGTCCCGGGTCCAGCCGACCGGCCGGGGCCCCGCGGTCCAGAAGGGCCTCGACTTCTACCGCAAGCTGGTGGACGAGCTGCTGGCCGCCGGCGTCGAACCCGCCCTCACCCTCTACCACTGGGACCTCCCCCAGCACTTGGAGGACGCGGGGGGCTGGCCCGAGCGCGCGACCGCCGAGCGGTTCGCCGAGTACGCGGGCCTCGTCGCGGACGCCCTCGGCGACCGGGTCAAGCGCTGGATCACGCTCAACGAGCCCTGGTGCAGCGCGTTCCTCGGCTACGGCTCCGGCGTCCACGCCCCGGGCCGGACCGATCCGGTCGCCGCCCTGCGCGCGGCCCATCACCTCAACCTCGGTCACGGCCTCGCCGTCCGGGCCCTGCGGGCCGCGCTGCCCGGGGAAGCACAGATCGCGGTCTCCCTCAACCTCCACGAAGTCCGACCGCTGACCCCCTCGGCCGAGGACCTGGACGCGGCCCGGCGCATCGACGCCGTCGGCAACCGGATCTGGCTCGGACCGATGCTGGAGGGCGCCTACCCCGAGGACCTGCTCGTCGACACCGCGCACCTGACCGACTGGTCCTTCGTCCGGGACGGCGACACCGCCATGGTGCACCAGCCCCTGGACCTCCTCGCCGTCAACTACTACACCCCCACGGTCGTCTCGCACATGGCGCCGGGGGCGCAGAAGCCGCAGGACGACGGGCACGGCAACAGCGAGCACTCGCCCTGGCCCGGCGCGGACGAGGTCGCCTTCCACCGGGCGCCGGGTGAACGTACGGCGATGGGCTGGCCGGTGGATCCGAGCGCCCTGTACGACCTGCTGACGCGGACCGCGGCCCGGTACCCCGGCCTGCCGCTCGTCATCAGTGAGAACGGCGCCGCGTACGAGGACGAGGTCCGTCCGGACGGTACGGTCCACGACCCGCAGCGGGCCGCCTACATCCATGCCCACCTCGACGCCGTGCACCGGGCGATCGCCGACGGGGTGGACGTGCGCGGCTACTTCCTCTGGTCCCTGCTCGACAACTTCGAGTGGTCCTACGGCTACGCCAAACGGTTCGGCGCCGTCCACGTCGACTACGACACCCTCAAGCGCACGCCCAAGTCGAGCGCGCGCTGGTACGCCCGCGTGGCACGGACGGGAGAGCTGCACGCTCCTGGCGACGCGTAG
- a CDS encoding FKBP-type peptidyl-prolyl cis-trans isomerase, which yields MSELTKPEVEVPEGAAPAELTIRDLVVGDGAEVKPGMVVRVHYVGVTFETGKEFDASWDRGEPYKFALGSGKVIKGWDRGVRGMKVGGRREIIVPPRLGYGNQSPSRLIPAGSTLVFVVDLLDSYSSTTGWSNS from the coding sequence ATGAGTGAACTGACGAAGCCCGAGGTCGAGGTTCCGGAGGGTGCGGCTCCTGCCGAGCTGACCATCCGGGACCTGGTCGTCGGGGATGGGGCCGAGGTCAAGCCGGGCATGGTGGTCAGGGTCCATTACGTCGGGGTGACCTTCGAGACCGGGAAGGAGTTCGATGCCTCCTGGGACCGGGGCGAGCCGTACAAGTTCGCCCTGGGCAGCGGCAAGGTCATCAAGGGCTGGGACCGGGGGGTGCGGGGGATGAAGGTCGGCGGTCGGCGCGAGATCATCGTTCCCCCGCGCCTCGGCTACGGCAATCAGTCGCCCTCGCGGTTGATCCCGGCGGGCTCGACCCTGGTCTTCGTGGTGGACCTGCTGGACTCGTATTCCAGCACCACCGGGTGGAGCAACTCCTAG
- a CDS encoding TrmB family transcriptional regulator gives MKLDDAAVNDLVGLGLSRYEARVYLTLVRRESYTAAEVARAADVPRQRVYDVLDALVRRRLAIPRPGRVAAFSAVAPELALTRLMTLQRESLERLDQASAALAAALTPVWTAGRTHTDPLDYIEVLRDPKAIAERFATIQEQATHELLSFCKPPFVAPAANSEGVEAVHRLRRAGGTARAVYTHDALGDAEVLENVRRFGEAGEEARFAPELPMKLIVADASLVLCDMPDPMAETRATTALYIEHPALAGCLRLSFLTVWEQSVRFPA, from the coding sequence ATGAAGTTGGACGATGCTGCGGTCAACGACCTTGTGGGGCTTGGTCTTTCCCGCTACGAGGCACGGGTCTACCTCACCCTGGTGAGGCGGGAGTCGTACACCGCGGCGGAGGTCGCCCGCGCCGCGGACGTCCCCCGCCAGCGGGTCTACGACGTGCTCGACGCGCTGGTGCGCAGGCGCCTGGCCATCCCGCGCCCCGGGCGCGTGGCGGCCTTCTCCGCCGTGGCACCCGAGCTCGCCCTCACCCGGCTGATGACCCTCCAGAGGGAGTCGCTGGAGCGGCTGGACCAGGCCTCGGCCGCCCTCGCCGCGGCGCTGACCCCGGTCTGGACCGCCGGACGGACCCACACCGACCCGCTCGACTACATCGAAGTGCTGCGCGACCCCAAGGCGATCGCCGAACGGTTCGCGACCATCCAGGAGCAGGCCACCCACGAGCTGCTCAGCTTCTGCAAGCCGCCCTTCGTGGCACCCGCGGCCAACAGCGAGGGAGTCGAGGCGGTCCACCGACTGCGTCGCGCCGGCGGTACGGCCCGCGCCGTCTACACCCACGACGCGCTCGGCGACGCGGAGGTGCTGGAGAACGTGCGCCGGTTCGGCGAAGCGGGCGAGGAAGCGCGCTTCGCCCCGGAGCTCCCGATGAAGCTGATCGTCGCCGACGCCTCACTCGTCCTGTGCGACATGCCCGACCCGATGGCCGAGACCCGCGCCACCACCGCCCTGTACATCGAACACCCGGCGCTCGCAGGCTGCTTGCGGCTGTCGTTCCTCACGGTCTGGGAGCAGTCCGTAAGATTCCCCGCGTAG